One Halarcobacter ebronensis genomic window carries:
- the rraA gene encoding ribonuclease E activity regulator RraA yields the protein MDFFTADLCDEYPDRVYVLDGAFKNYGAKEKICGTVVTVKLDKNNSELIKILRDEEGKGKIVVVDVEDEYFAVVGENLMKFAHKNGYEGIIVNGYIRDTFQIKDIPVALFARGTCPRKYIPVTKAERGIELSFGGVKFCQGDYIYADSDGVILTKEKIV from the coding sequence ATGGATTTTTTTACTGCAGATTTATGTGATGAATATCCTGATAGAGTATATGTACTTGATGGTGCTTTTAAAAATTATGGTGCAAAAGAGAAAATATGTGGAACAGTTGTAACTGTTAAGTTAGATAAAAACAACTCAGAGTTAATTAAAATATTAAGAGATGAAGAGGGTAAAGGAAAAATTGTAGTTGTTGATGTGGAAGATGAATATTTTGCCGTTGTAGGTGAAAATTTAATGAAATTTGCCCATAAAAATGGCTATGAGGGAATAATCGTAAATGGTTATATAAGAGATACCTTTCAAATAAAAGATATTCCTGTGGCACTATTTGCTAGGGGAACTTGCCCTAGAAAATATATTCCTGTAACAAAAGCTGAAAGAGGAATTGAACTATCTTTTGGTGGAGTAAAATTTTGCCAAGGGGATTATATTTATGCAGATAGTGATGGAGTAATATTAACAAAAGAGAAAATTGTATAA
- a CDS encoding SH3 domain-containing protein, which translates to MKSTLLLIAVILLFSACSYKEVQIEDELNYSQSPKTYINNLQEITLDQNTLSKEFIKKFYSPWDLSSLKYPKDEAMWGETYAKREIFLENHRVAQKEWFKKLTDNSNFNQYNSVLKKAITTKNCDFRVMPTNSNFFYNPSVAGEGYPFDYNQNSRVKINTPVMVSHFSKDKAWAFVQANYVLGWVRVDNLYFVNEKEIEEFKNQELYVIKKEGYQSFDINLVEELKVGTFFPKVEDKFLVATNNGFKKVSLKEETITPFPLKFNSSNIVELLNEFIGEPYGWGGLNNHRDCSSFTQDFFTPFGLYLNRNSKAQTFGHKYLDVSKLNDKEKKEFIVKNGTPFLTLVYLSGHIMLYIGTFNNEPLVMHNMWGVRTWRSLFSQGRKVVGKTVITTLEPGIELESAKNSTILKRVKGIVLLNEKAQK; encoded by the coding sequence TTGAAGTCAACACTACTACTAATTGCAGTTATTTTACTCTTTTCTGCTTGTTCATATAAAGAGGTACAAATTGAAGATGAATTAAATTATTCGCAAAGCCCTAAAACATATATAAATAATTTGCAAGAAATCACACTTGACCAAAATACCCTTTCAAAAGAGTTTATTAAAAAGTTCTACTCTCCTTGGGATTTAAGCTCGCTAAAATATCCAAAAGATGAAGCAATGTGGGGGGAAACCTATGCAAAAAGAGAGATTTTTTTAGAAAATCATAGAGTTGCACAAAAAGAGTGGTTCAAAAAACTAACTGATAATTCAAATTTTAATCAATACAATAGTGTTTTAAAAAAAGCTATTACTACAAAAAATTGTGACTTTAGGGTAATGCCAACAAATAGTAATTTCTTTTATAATCCAAGTGTTGCAGGAGAAGGTTATCCCTTTGATTATAACCAAAACTCAAGGGTAAAAATCAATACTCCCGTTATGGTTTCTCATTTTTCAAAGGATAAAGCTTGGGCTTTTGTACAAGCTAATTATGTTTTAGGATGGGTTAGGGTTGATAATCTATATTTTGTAAATGAAAAAGAGATTGAAGAGTTTAAAAATCAAGAGTTATATGTTATAAAAAAAGAGGGTTATCAAAGTTTTGATATAAATTTAGTTGAAGAGCTTAAAGTTGGAACCTTTTTCCCAAAAGTTGAAGATAAATTTCTAGTTGCTACAAATAATGGTTTTAAAAAAGTTTCTTTAAAAGAGGAGACTATTACACCTTTCCCTTTAAAATTCAACTCTTCAAATATTGTTGAACTTCTAAATGAGTTTATAGGAGAGCCTTATGGGTGGGGAGGATTAAACAATCATAGGGATTGTTCAAGTTTTACCCAAGACTTTTTTACTCCCTTTGGACTCTACTTAAATAGAAACTCAAAAGCACAAACTTTTGGACATAAATATCTTGATGTCTCAAAATTAAATGACAAAGAGAAAAAAGAGTTTATAGTTAAAAATGGAACCCCTTTTTTAACATTGGTTTATCTAAGTGGTCATATTATGCTCTATATTGGAACTTTTAATAACGAACCTTTAGTAATGCATAATATGTGGGGAGTTAGAACTTGGAGATCACTTTTTAGTCAAGGAAGAAAAGTAGTTGGGAAAACAGTTATTACAACACTAGAACCTGGAATAGAGCTTGAAAGTGCTAAAAATAGCACTATTTTAAAAAGAGTAAAAGGGATAGTTTTATTAAATGAAAAAGCACAAAAGTAG
- a CDS encoding efflux RND transporter permease subunit — MVQRVIEFSLNKSLLNHMLLLFIFVLSIFAYLKVPKEIFPPSNMEAILISGEYAGASSDILDKIAVEEIEDELFSVSEVKKITSIIKNGTFSITAELKDGENPNFVIDDVKDIITKIKTNLPSDMDEPTVKALVYNFPLITVAVYSKTKDSKEYMLDIADEVKSKIQQLKDLDSVRILGDSDKELLISFNEDKIEALGLSNIEVVSAVQNISSIFPVGIIKDKTRHYYLSTFNGEKDIEKIRNIKIKVNGKTLYLKDIANIEYTFSDVTDTSHFNGKTNIAINISKSEHGDAIDLVKQIKTITKDFEKRYTNLKFDTYIDTSIWIKNRLNTVVSNILFGLILLFIALLLFINVRIAIVIAIGIPTSFMIGLISTEALGYSLNMLSLLGALIALGMLVDEAIVVGENIYRHMEMGKDRYSAARDGALEMYPAVLTATATTIFAFLPILLMTGETGKFMQIVPIMISILLLSSLLEAFFFLPLHAMQIFKVSHENRKSHKIWDFNKNLYKNILQFLLKGKYLTLAALLFFIIFASVILIGSSKFKFLPDFDSTQVYITGSVGVGKKIEQTEEIVSKIEKELLNSLNFETEIQSISSVTGMKLDGKNQPQYEEFYFQLFVNLFERAPQNFFDKYINPHLSPKYDDENMKRELRAQDVELLVKEKLKKFIDSKEFEEFKVFVPKAGIVKNDLELAIWGDEKEVKSAVKILKDELSKIEGVYNIADDSLFGNFDLKFKVNSYGYELGFSEESILSELRPLYLKGTYSKMFDDKGIIDIVFKSENRDILSSLQNFEVTIPNSQKKVLLSEVVDFIKIPAYSQIFKENNKRVTSVTASIKDVTSNEIFQKLNSTLQTLKKSVNIDIKGEQEENEKVQYEMAQAAAMAIILIFIALVWMFDSMVKSLIIISTIPLSILGVYFGHFIMGVNITMPSLIGMVGLAGVIVNDGIIMMDFIKKAKSLEEMVDLALLRLRPILLTSITTVLGLFTLIFFPSGQALILQPMALSLGFGVLWATILNLYYVPMLYRIIYLRRAQL; from the coding sequence ATGGTACAAAGAGTAATTGAGTTTAGTTTAAATAAAAGCCTTTTAAATCATATGCTTTTATTATTTATTTTTGTTTTATCAATTTTTGCATATTTAAAAGTTCCAAAAGAGATATTTCCCCCTTCAAATATGGAAGCAATTCTTATTTCAGGGGAATATGCAGGGGCAAGTTCTGATATCTTAGATAAAATTGCAGTTGAAGAGATAGAGGATGAACTTTTTAGTGTTAGTGAAGTTAAAAAGATAACTTCTATTATAAAAAATGGAACTTTTTCTATAACTGCTGAATTAAAAGATGGTGAAAATCCAAATTTTGTTATTGATGATGTAAAAGATATTATTACAAAAATCAAAACAAATCTTCCTTCAGATATGGATGAACCAACAGTAAAAGCTCTTGTATATAATTTTCCTTTGATTACTGTTGCTGTATATTCAAAAACAAAAGATTCAAAGGAGTATATGCTTGATATTGCTGATGAAGTAAAATCAAAAATCCAACAACTAAAAGATTTAGATAGTGTTAGAATTTTAGGAGATAGTGATAAAGAACTTCTTATCTCTTTTAATGAGGACAAAATAGAAGCTTTGGGTTTATCAAATATAGAGGTTGTCTCTGCTGTTCAAAATATAAGTTCAATTTTTCCTGTTGGGATTATCAAAGATAAAACAAGACACTATTATTTAAGTACCTTTAATGGTGAAAAAGATATTGAAAAAATTAGAAATATCAAAATAAAAGTCAATGGTAAAACACTATATTTAAAAGATATTGCAAATATAGAATATACCTTTAGTGATGTTACAGATACTTCCCATTTTAATGGAAAAACAAATATTGCAATAAATATAAGCAAGAGTGAGCATGGTGATGCAATAGATTTAGTTAAACAGATAAAAACAATTACTAAAGATTTTGAGAAAAGATACACAAATTTAAAGTTTGATACATATATAGATACTTCAATATGGATTAAAAACAGACTTAATACGGTTGTATCAAATATTCTATTTGGATTAATACTTCTTTTTATTGCTCTATTACTCTTTATAAATGTGAGAATAGCCATAGTTATTGCAATAGGAATACCAACTTCATTTATGATTGGACTTATCTCAACAGAAGCTTTAGGATACAGTTTAAATATGCTCTCATTGCTAGGAGCATTAATTGCATTAGGTATGCTTGTTGATGAAGCTATTGTTGTTGGGGAAAATATCTATAGACATATGGAGATGGGAAAAGATAGATATAGTGCTGCTAGAGATGGAGCTTTGGAGATGTATCCTGCTGTTTTAACTGCAACTGCCACAACAATTTTTGCTTTTTTGCCAATTCTTTTAATGACAGGAGAAACTGGTAAATTTATGCAAATTGTTCCTATTATGATCTCCATTCTTCTGTTAAGTTCACTTTTGGAGGCATTTTTCTTCCTTCCTTTACACGCAATGCAGATTTTTAAAGTTAGCCATGAAAATAGAAAATCACATAAAATTTGGGATTTTAATAAAAATTTATATAAAAATATTTTACAGTTTTTATTAAAAGGAAAATATTTAACTCTAGCGGCACTTCTGTTTTTTATAATATTTGCAAGTGTCATATTAATAGGCTCTTCTAAATTTAAGTTTTTGCCAGATTTTGACTCTACACAAGTTTATATAACAGGTTCTGTTGGAGTTGGTAAAAAGATTGAACAAACTGAAGAGATTGTTAGTAAAATAGAGAAAGAACTTTTAAATAGTCTAAATTTTGAGACTGAAATTCAATCAATAAGTTCAGTTACTGGTATGAAATTAGATGGGAAAAATCAACCTCAGTATGAAGAGTTCTATTTCCAACTCTTTGTAAATCTTTTTGAAAGAGCTCCTCAAAACTTTTTTGATAAATATATAAATCCACATTTATCTCCTAAATATGATGATGAAAATATGAAAAGAGAACTAAGAGCTCAGGATGTAGAGCTACTTGTAAAAGAGAAACTTAAAAAATTTATTGATTCAAAAGAGTTTGAAGAGTTTAAAGTCTTTGTTCCAAAGGCAGGAATTGTAAAAAATGATTTAGAGTTGGCTATTTGGGGAGATGAAAAAGAGGTAAAAAGTGCAGTTAAAATTTTAAAAGATGAACTTTCAAAGATAGAAGGGGTATATAATATAGCAGATGACTCACTCTTTGGTAATTTTGATTTGAAATTTAAAGTAAACTCTTATGGATATGAGTTGGGGTTTTCAGAAGAATCAATACTTTCAGAATTAAGACCTTTATATTTAAAAGGTACATACTCTAAGATGTTTGATGACAAAGGTATTATTGATATAGTCTTTAAAAGTGAAAATAGAGATATATTAAGTTCTTTACAAAATTTTGAAGTAACTATTCCAAATAGCCAGAAAAAAGTTCTTTTATCTGAGGTTGTTGATTTTATAAAAATTCCTGCTTATTCTCAAATTTTTAAAGAGAATAATAAAAGAGTTACAAGTGTAACTGCTTCTATTAAAGATGTAACTTCAAATGAGATTTTTCAAAAACTAAACTCAACTTTACAAACTTTGAAAAAAAGTGTAAATATTGATATAAAAGGTGAACAAGAGGAGAATGAGAAAGTTCAGTATGAGATGGCTCAAGCTGCAGCTATGGCTATTATTTTGATTTTTATTGCCCTTGTTTGGATGTTTGATTCAATGGTAAAATCATTAATAATCATAAGTACAATACCTTTATCAATTTTGGGAGTCTATTTTGGGCACTTTATTATGGGTGTTAATATAACAATGCCAAGTCTTATTGGGATGGTTGGACTTGCTGGAGTTATTGTAAATGATGGAATTATTATGATGGATTTTATTAAAAAAGCCAAATCTTTAGAGGAGATGGTAGATTTAGCACTTTTAAGATTAAGACCTATTTTATTAACCTCTATAACAACAGTATTGGGACTTTTTACTCTTATCTTTTTTCCATCAGGACAAGCTTTGATTTTGCAACCAATGGCTTTATCTTTGGGATTTGGAGTATTATGGGCAACAATATTAAATCTATATTATGTTCCAATGCTTTATAGAATTATATATTTAAGAAGAGCACAATTGTAA
- the rsmH gene encoding 16S rRNA (cytosine(1402)-N(4))-methyltransferase RsmH produces MDVPHIPVLYEEVLETFRNINEGYIIDCTTGYAGHSLGLLKQNENIQLICNDQDQEALLFSKKRLIDYKTRVLFNQGNFEHVIETFRGFKIRGILADIGVSSLQLDKTERGFGFDSDTLDMRMDQTKSLDASVVVNTYSQNELERVFRDYGEVREYKKVASLIVNNRPFSSAKELSDFLYKHLHKGKIHPATLPFQGIRIEVNDELGVLERLFQSIEELKPKNCIVAIISFHSLEDRIVKNYFKKWKQSCICPPDSFKCTCGNNHALGKILTKKPITPTKEEIKKNPRSRSSKLRVFKFD; encoded by the coding sequence ATGGATGTGCCCCATATTCCTGTCTTATATGAAGAAGTTTTAGAAACTTTTAGAAATATTAATGAGGGATATATTATTGATTGCACTACAGGTTATGCAGGTCATAGCTTGGGACTTTTAAAACAAAATGAAAATATACAATTAATATGTAATGATCAAGACCAAGAAGCTTTACTTTTTTCAAAGAAAAGATTGATTGATTATAAAACAAGAGTTTTATTCAATCAAGGAAATTTTGAGCATGTAATTGAAACTTTTAGAGGCTTTAAAATAAGAGGTATCTTAGCAGATATTGGTGTTTCATCTTTACAACTTGATAAAACTGAAAGAGGTTTTGGTTTTGATAGTGATACATTAGATATGAGAATGGATCAAACAAAAAGTTTAGATGCTTCAGTTGTGGTTAATACTTACTCACAAAATGAATTAGAGAGAGTTTTTAGAGACTATGGTGAAGTAAGGGAATATAAAAAGGTTGCTTCTTTAATAGTAAACAACAGACCTTTTAGTTCAGCAAAAGAACTTTCAGATTTTTTATATAAACATTTACATAAGGGTAAGATTCATCCTGCGACTCTTCCATTTCAAGGGATTAGAATAGAAGTAAATGATGAGTTAGGTGTTTTGGAAAGACTTTTTCAATCAATTGAAGAGTTAAAACCAAAAAACTGTATTGTTGCAATTATCTCTTTTCACTCTTTAGAAGATAGAATTGTAAAAAACTATTTTAAAAAATGGAAACAATCTTGTATCTGTCCACCAGACTCATTTAAATGTACTTGTGGTAATAATCATGCTTTAGGAAAAATTTTAACAAAAAAACCTATAACTCCAACAAAAGAGGAGATTAAAAAGAATCCAAGGAGCAGAAGTTCTAAATTAAGGGTGTTTAAGTTTGATTAA
- a CDS encoding class II aldolase and adducin N-terminal domain-containing protein yields the protein MLDKNTVKLLSDLSLTMFRKNFFGIYHGAISAKLDYNSFIINTADAIFDEMNEKSFCALNMTKKDYRWKIASIESDIHSTIYNNIHEAKYIAFGVPIYTTAYTFEHDEIILDDFFGKTTLGGKVPVYDPGDFSTWYDRNALEITKYLKESSEHIMVIRGIGTYVYDRDINNLVKRVAILENSCRLLSIKSSYK from the coding sequence ATGCTAGATAAAAATACAGTAAAGCTTTTAAGTGATTTATCATTAACAATGTTTAGAAAAAACTTTTTTGGTATATATCATGGTGCCATCTCGGCAAAACTTGATTATAATTCATTTATTATTAATACAGCCGATGCTATCTTTGATGAGATGAATGAAAAATCTTTTTGTGCTTTAAATATGACAAAAAAAGATTATAGATGGAAAATTGCAAGTATTGAGTCTGATATTCACTCTACTATATATAATAATATACATGAAGCAAAATATATTGCTTTTGGTGTTCCCATATATACTACAGCTTATACATTTGAACATGACGAAATAATCTTAGATGATTTTTTTGGAAAAACAACTTTAGGTGGAAAAGTTCCTGTTTATGATCCAGGAGATTTTTCTACTTGGTATGATAGAAATGCTTTAGAGATAACAAAATATCTAAAAGAGAGTAGTGAACATATTATGGTTATAAGAGGGATTGGTACTTATGTATATGATAGAGATATAAATAATTTGGTAAAAAGAGTAGCAATTTTAGAGAATTCGTGTCGTCTTTTAAGTATAAAATCGTCATATAAATAA
- a CDS encoding HU family DNA-binding protein, with the protein MNKAEFIDAVAAKAGLSKKDAKCAVDAVLDTITETLVKKESVSFIGFGTFSTADRAERTAKVPGTDKTVKVPATTVAKFKVGKALKEAVAK; encoded by the coding sequence ATGAACAAAGCTGAATTTATTGACGCAGTTGCAGCAAAGGCTGGTTTATCTAAAAAAGATGCTAAATGTGCAGTTGATGCAGTATTAGATACTATTACTGAGACTTTAGTAAAAAAAGAGTCTGTTAGTTTTATTGGGTTTGGTACATTTAGTACAGCTGATAGAGCTGAAAGAACAGCAAAAGTTCCAGGAACTGACAAAACTGTTAAAGTACCTGCTACAACTGTAGCAAAATTCAAAGTTGGAAAAGCTTTAAAAGAAGCTGTAGCTAAATAA
- a CDS encoding glycosyltransferase family 2 protein, with protein sequence MNKLKISVVVPFYNTPITYFKKCIEGLKKINPYEVILVDDCSTNEEVILEALNSGYKYYKTPYQSGHDGLPVNIGVKNATGDYICRIDSDDILLALPTFMHTDICFGRPDRVRPADNITIEQLILAPRAICNALVAKKEIFLKHPFATDSNVYGDVLFVLQLLNNKYSFTVFPEVNYIYTKRENSIQSSSSPLSHRLRHIQTVARFCQLEKISHLRSKQLLNLAFLNFNYGSKALKYLKFKNSKTLKKQ encoded by the coding sequence TTGAATAAATTAAAAATATCTGTTGTAGTACCCTTTTATAATACTCCTATAACATATTTTAAAAAGTGTATAGAAGGATTGAAAAAAATCAATCCATATGAGGTTATATTAGTTGATGACTGTTCAACTAATGAAGAGGTGATTTTGGAAGCTTTGAACTCAGGATATAAATATTATAAGACTCCATATCAATCAGGACATGATGGTTTGCCTGTAAATATTGGTGTAAAAAATGCAACAGGGGATTATATTTGTAGAATAGATTCAGATGATATTTTACTTGCTCTTCCTACTTTTATGCATACAGATATTTGTTTTGGAAGACCAGATAGAGTAAGACCTGCTGATAATATAACAATTGAACAGTTAATTTTAGCACCAAGAGCAATATGTAATGCATTGGTCGCAAAAAAAGAGATATTTTTGAAACATCCTTTTGCAACAGATTCAAATGTTTATGGTGATGTGCTGTTTGTATTGCAGCTTTTAAATAATAAATACTCTTTTACTGTTTTCCCAGAAGTTAATTACATATATACAAAAAGAGAAAACTCTATTCAGAGTTCATCCTCTCCTCTTAGTCATAGACTAAGACATATTCAAACTGTTGCAAGATTTTGTCAATTGGAAAAAATTTCACATTTAAGATCAAAACAGTTACTTAATCTTGCTTTTTTAAACTTTAATTATGGGAGTAAAGCATTAAAATACTTAAAATTTAAAAATTCTAAAACTTTAAAAAAGCAGTAA
- a CDS encoding thermonuclease family protein: protein MKKLLILITLICSFAFAKSAQVVDIVSENIIKVKESSGVVKNIHLSGIELFATVNNSNKNVSYKIRDILKEKTISYMKTKIKIGSNINYFVVAKDSYGVEKVWIDNYELNYLMVKEGYAIVNMKDKFLPTVFKNRMSIAMNYAKEKKLGLWKDSSVSMLALVNKDIHMCGWKNSKINLGLTKNEVLEELKAHLPTSYQKEELFILASSK, encoded by the coding sequence ATGAAAAAGTTATTGATTCTTATTACATTGATTTGTAGTTTTGCATTTGCCAAAAGTGCTCAAGTTGTTGATATTGTTAGTGAAAATATAATTAAAGTTAAAGAGAGTAGTGGAGTTGTTAAAAATATTCATTTGAGTGGTATTGAACTTTTTGCAACTGTAAATAATAGTAATAAAAATGTGTCTTATAAAATAAGAGATATTTTGAAAGAGAAAACTATTTCATATATGAAAACAAAAATTAAAATAGGTTCAAATATTAATTATTTTGTTGTAGCAAAAGACTCATATGGAGTTGAAAAAGTTTGGATTGATAATTATGAATTAAACTATTTAATGGTAAAAGAGGGTTATGCAATTGTAAATATGAAAGATAAATTTTTACCAACAGTTTTTAAAAATAGAATGTCAATTGCAATGAACTATGCAAAAGAGAAAAAGTTAGGACTTTGGAAAGATAGTTCTGTTTCAATGCTTGCTTTAGTTAATAAAGATATTCATATGTGTGGATGGAAAAATTCAAAAATCAATCTTGGTTTAACAAAAAATGAAGTACTAGAAGAGTTGAAAGCTCATTTACCAACAAGTTATCAAAAAGAAGAGTTATTTATTTTAGCTTCTTCTAAATAG
- a CDS encoding flagellin, with protein MQVENNVLYDQSVYLNTTQSLNKIATGKELNSAADNAASLAISEELIAQTSGISQAIDNTNSAIATMQIGDQAFNEQSKILDQVKEKLLQASTSTTSQEGRESLLNDIQGLMDNLNNIASSTNYNGQTLLQNGINDSSATTGLQFQSGEDSSSLIETDSIQSNTTGLGLDSLVSQDASTFTIDAARSFLDQVDNALNTLNDYRSNFGSSQVQLESNGRSLLSDYTQTSNSSSILTDVDYSKEVANFSKQNILAQIGAYAAAQSNNINQSIVTRALS; from the coding sequence ATGCAAGTAGAAAACAATGTACTATATGACCAATCGGTATATTTAAATACTACCCAGTCTTTAAATAAAATTGCCACAGGGAAAGAATTAAATAGTGCTGCTGATAATGCTGCATCATTAGCTATTTCAGAAGAGTTAATTGCTCAAACAAGCGGTATTTCACAAGCTATTGATAATACAAATAGTGCAATTGCAACAATGCAAATTGGTGATCAAGCGTTTAATGAACAATCAAAAATTTTAGATCAAGTTAAAGAGAAACTATTACAAGCTTCTACATCTACAACTTCGCAAGAAGGTAGAGAATCTTTGTTAAATGATATTCAAGGACTTATGGATAATCTAAATAATATTGCAAGTAGTACAAACTATAATGGACAAACTCTACTTCAAAATGGAATAAATGATTCTTCTGCTACAACTGGACTTCAATTCCAATCAGGAGAAGATTCTTCATCACTTATTGAGACAGACTCTATCCAATCTAATACAACAGGACTTGGTTTAGATTCTTTAGTTTCACAAGATGCAAGTACTTTTACAATAGATGCTGCAAGAAGTTTTTTAGATCAAGTTGATAATGCATTAAACACACTAAATGATTATAGATCAAACTTTGGTTCATCACAAGTGCAACTAGAAAGTAATGGAAGAAGTCTTCTTTCAGACTATACACAAACAAGTAATTCTTCATCTATATTAACTGATGTTGATTATTCAAAAGAAGTAGCAAATTTTAGTAAACAAAATATTTTAGCTCAAATTGGTGCTTATGCTGCTGCACAATCTAATAATATAAACCAAAGTATTGTAACAAGAGCACTATCTTAA
- a CDS encoding glycine zipper 2TM domain-containing protein, translating into MSKLNLLKHGKRAVIISLSLSSFLFAGGDRYYEYAKVTYSEPIYDYVYDNHPNRICKEVRYKVRDDYDDGYYASRRDDSLGLDTLVGATTGVVIGSQIGKGNGRVAAQIVGGLLGAKISHEIRNNYRPQKYDNYRYEVRTECYDEPTRQTKTRVLSGYKNYFVYNGIKHYKITNEPIKRVQITHTIDF; encoded by the coding sequence ATGAGTAAATTAAATCTTTTAAAACATGGGAAAAGAGCAGTTATAATCTCTCTTTCTCTATCTTCTTTTTTATTTGCAGGAGGAGATAGATATTACGAATATGCAAAAGTAACCTACTCAGAACCTATTTATGACTATGTATATGACAATCACCCTAATAGAATTTGTAAAGAAGTTAGATATAAAGTAAGAGATGATTACGATGATGGATATTACGCATCAAGACGTGATGATAGTTTAGGTCTTGACACTTTAGTTGGTGCAACAACAGGTGTAGTAATAGGTAGTCAAATAGGAAAAGGAAATGGAAGAGTAGCTGCACAAATAGTTGGTGGATTACTTGGCGCAAAAATTTCTCATGAAATTAGAAATAATTATAGACCTCAAAAATATGATAATTATAGATATGAAGTTAGAACTGAGTGCTATGATGAACCTACTAGACAAACTAAAACAAGAGTTCTTTCTGGATACAAAAACTATTTTGTTTATAATGGAATAAAACACTATAAAATTACAAATGAACCTATAAAAAGAGTACAGATTACACATACAATAGATTTTTAA
- a CDS encoding c-type cytochrome: MKITKITATMAILGLTSLFAADGATLFKTCATCHGANAEKQALGKSQVIKGWDAAKIEAALKGYKDGSYGGAMKGVMKGQTTRLSDADIKALAGYISAMK; encoded by the coding sequence ATGAAAATTACAAAAATTACAGCAACTATGGCAATTTTAGGTTTAACATCTCTTTTTGCTGCAGATGGTGCAACACTATTTAAAACATGTGCAACATGTCATGGTGCAAATGCAGAAAAACAAGCATTAGGTAAATCTCAAGTAATTAAGGGGTGGGATGCTGCAAAAATCGAAGCTGCATTAAAAGGTTACAAAGATGGATCTTATGGTGGAGCAATGAAAGGTGTAATGAAAGGTCAAACAACTAGACTTTCAGATGCTGATATTAAAGCATTAGCAGGATATATCTCTGCAATGAAATAA